Proteins encoded by one window of Enterobacter hormaechei subsp. xiangfangensis:
- a CDS encoding nucleoside permease, whose product MKTKVQLSFMMFVEWFIWGAWFVPLWLWLSKSGFTAGEIGWSYACTAIAAILSPILVGSLTDRFFAAQKVLAVLMFAGAILMYFAAQQTQFSTFFPLLLAYSLTYMPTIALTNSIAFANVDDVEADFPRIRVMGTIGWIASGLACGFLPQMMGYSDISDTNIPLLMTAASSLLLGVFALFLPNTPPKSTGKLDFKVMLGLDALILLRDKNFLVFFFCSFLFAMPLAFYYIFANGYLTEVGMKNATGWMTLGQFSEIFFMLALPFFTKRFGIKKVLLLGLITAAIRYGFFVYGGAEQYFTYALLFLGILLHGVSYDFYYVTAYIYVDKKAPVHMRNAAQGLITLCCQGFGSLLGYRLGGVMMEKMFAYKEPVNGLTFNWAGMWTFGAIMIVVIAVLFMLFFRESDKEITAIEVVDGDTALTLGEVK is encoded by the coding sequence ATGAAAACGAAAGTCCAACTGTCATTCATGATGTTCGTTGAATGGTTTATCTGGGGCGCATGGTTTGTGCCGCTGTGGCTGTGGCTGAGTAAGAGCGGGTTTACCGCCGGGGAAATTGGCTGGTCGTATGCCTGTACCGCGATTGCCGCGATCCTCTCTCCTATCTTGGTCGGCTCGCTGACGGACCGTTTCTTCGCCGCCCAGAAAGTGCTGGCCGTGCTGATGTTCGCTGGCGCGATTCTGATGTATTTCGCAGCACAGCAAACCCAGTTCAGCACCTTCTTCCCGCTGCTGCTGGCCTACTCCCTGACCTATATGCCGACCATCGCGCTGACCAACAGCATCGCCTTCGCAAACGTCGATGACGTAGAGGCTGATTTCCCGCGCATCCGCGTGATGGGCACCATCGGCTGGATTGCCTCCGGCCTGGCGTGCGGCTTCCTGCCGCAGATGATGGGCTATAGCGACATCTCTGACACCAATATTCCGCTGCTGATGACCGCTGCCAGCTCCCTTCTGCTTGGCGTCTTCGCGCTGTTCCTGCCGAATACCCCGCCGAAGAGTACCGGCAAGCTGGATTTCAAAGTGATGCTGGGGCTGGATGCGCTGATCCTGTTGCGCGATAAAAACTTCCTGGTGTTCTTCTTCTGCTCGTTCCTGTTCGCCATGCCGCTGGCCTTCTACTACATCTTTGCCAACGGCTATCTCACCGAAGTGGGGATGAAAAACGCCACCGGCTGGATGACCCTCGGCCAGTTCTCTGAAATCTTCTTCATGCTCGCTCTGCCGTTCTTTACCAAACGCTTTGGTATTAAGAAGGTCTTGCTGCTGGGTCTGATCACCGCCGCCATTCGCTACGGTTTCTTTGTTTACGGCGGCGCCGAGCAATACTTCACCTACGCCCTGCTGTTCCTCGGCATTCTGCTGCACGGCGTAAGCTATGACTTCTATTACGTCACCGCGTACATCTACGTGGATAAAAAAGCGCCCGTGCATATGCGCAACGCGGCGCAGGGCTTGATCACGCTGTGCTGTCAGGGCTTTGGTAGCCTGCTAGGTTACCGTCTCGGCGGCGTGATGATGGAAAAAATGTTCGCATATAAAGAGCCGGTGAATGGGCTGACCTTCAACTGGGCCGGAATGTGGACGTTTGGTGCAATCATGATTGTGGTGATTGCCGTGCTGTTTATGCTGTTTTTCCGCGAATCGGATAAAGAGATCACCGCAATTGAGGTGGTTGATGGCGATACCGCGCTGACACTAGGGGAAGTTAAATGA
- a CDS encoding ADP-ribosylglycohydrolase family protein, with protein sequence MKQDRILGALYGQALGDAMGMPSELWPRKRVKAHFGWIDRFLPGPAENNAACYFKQAEFTDDTSMALCLADAIIECDGEINPDVIGKHILDWALDFDAFNKNVLGPTSKIALNAIRDGKPVSQLENNGVTNGAAMRASPLGCLLPATRLAHFVEQVALASSPTHKSDLAIAGAVVIAWAVSRAIDGERWHHIADALPGIARAAQEANTTTFSASLSARIELALKTVREANGTESASEQIYQLIGAGTSTLESVPAAIAMVELAGTDPNRCAVLCANLGGDTDTIGAMATAICGALHGVQAIDPALKNELDAVNRLDFGHYCEKLLHFREHREGV encoded by the coding sequence ATGAAACAAGACCGTATTCTCGGTGCTCTTTACGGGCAGGCGTTAGGGGATGCGATGGGGATGCCGTCGGAGCTGTGGCCGCGCAAGCGGGTGAAAGCGCACTTCGGCTGGATCGACCGTTTCTTACCCGGCCCGGCTGAGAATAATGCCGCCTGTTACTTTAAGCAGGCCGAATTTACGGATGATACGTCAATGGCGCTGTGCCTGGCCGACGCGATTATCGAATGCGACGGGGAAATTAACCCTGACGTTATCGGTAAGCATATTCTGGACTGGGCGCTGGATTTTGACGCGTTCAATAAGAATGTGCTCGGCCCGACCTCCAAAATTGCCCTGAACGCCATCCGTGACGGCAAGCCGGTGAGCCAGCTGGAGAACAACGGCGTCACCAACGGTGCGGCGATGCGCGCCTCCCCGCTGGGATGCCTGCTGCCGGCCACGCGTCTGGCGCACTTTGTGGAACAGGTTGCGTTAGCCTCCAGCCCGACCCATAAATCGGATCTCGCCATCGCCGGTGCGGTGGTGATCGCCTGGGCGGTTTCACGCGCTATCGACGGCGAGCGCTGGCATCACATCGCCGATGCCCTGCCGGGTATTGCCCGTGCGGCGCAGGAGGCGAACACGACCACCTTCAGCGCATCGCTTTCCGCTCGTATTGAGCTGGCCCTGAAAACCGTGCGCGAAGCCAACGGTACCGAGTCCGCCAGCGAGCAGATCTATCAGCTTATTGGCGCGGGCACGAGCACCCTTGAGTCCGTTCCGGCGGCGATTGCGATGGTCGAACTCGCGGGCACCGATCCGAACCGCTGCGCGGTGTTATGCGCCAACCTGGGCGGTGATACTGACACTATCGGCGCGATGGCAACGGCCATCTGCGGTGCGCTGCACGGTGTACAGGCCATTGATCCGGCACTCAAAAACGAACTTGATGCCGTAAACCGGCTCGATTTCGGCCACTACTGTGAAAAACTGCTGCACTTCCGGGAGCACAGGGAGGGCGTATGA
- a CDS encoding PfkB family carbohydrate kinase, protein MSAFARRLETLHATRPVTVLGAAVIDVIADAYALPWRGCDIELKQQGVNIGGCALNIAIALKRLGIAAQNALPVGHGVWADIIRNAMAKQDLHSAVEAETGDNGWCLALVEPDGERTFMSFSGVENQWQQRWLDGLSVPAGSLISLSGYQLASPSGELLTAWLESLQDATLFIDFGPRIADIPDPLMARIMACKPIVSLNRQEAELAAEWLGVSVEELGTRWQQRFGAALIVRHDKDGAVWYDGDASGHVPAFPATVVDTIGAGDSHAGGTLAGLAAGWSLPEAVQLGNAVAAWVVSHRGGDCAPTREALLLAHKDV, encoded by the coding sequence ATGAGTGCTTTTGCCCGCCGTCTCGAAACCCTTCACGCCACGCGTCCCGTAACGGTGCTCGGCGCGGCGGTCATCGACGTGATTGCCGACGCCTACGCCCTGCCCTGGCGCGGGTGTGATATCGAACTGAAGCAACAGGGAGTGAATATTGGCGGCTGCGCGCTGAATATCGCCATCGCTCTAAAGCGGCTCGGCATTGCTGCGCAAAACGCGCTTCCTGTCGGCCACGGCGTGTGGGCCGATATTATCCGTAACGCCATGGCGAAGCAGGATCTGCACAGCGCCGTGGAAGCGGAAACGGGTGATAACGGCTGGTGCCTGGCGCTGGTGGAGCCTGACGGTGAACGGACCTTTATGTCGTTCAGCGGCGTGGAGAATCAGTGGCAGCAGCGCTGGCTGGACGGGTTAAGCGTGCCGGCAGGGAGCCTGATCTCTTTGTCCGGCTACCAGCTGGCGTCCCCCAGCGGTGAGCTGCTGACGGCCTGGCTGGAAAGTCTTCAGGATGCGACGCTCTTTATCGATTTCGGTCCGCGCATCGCGGATATTCCCGACCCGCTGATGGCAAGGATTATGGCCTGCAAACCGATTGTCTCGCTTAATCGTCAGGAGGCGGAACTTGCCGCAGAATGGCTTGGCGTAAGCGTGGAAGAGCTCGGCACACGGTGGCAGCAGAGGTTTGGCGCTGCGCTGATCGTACGCCATGATAAAGACGGGGCGGTCTGGTATGACGGTGACGCTTCCGGACACGTTCCGGCGTTTCCTGCTACCGTGGTCGATACCATCGGCGCGGGTGACAGCCATGCGGGAGGTACCCTTGCCGGTCTGGCCGCGGGATGGTCACTGCCAGAGGCGGTGCAGCTTGGCAATGCCGTAGCCGCCTGGGTAGTCAGCCATCGCGGTGGCGACTGCGCCCCCACGCGCGAGGCCCTACTCCTCGCACACAAAGACGTATAG
- a CDS encoding GntR family transcriptional regulator yields MEQAHTRLIAQLKERIAAPDNTPLYLKFAETVKNAVRSGVLAHGNILPGERDLSQLAGVSRITVRKAMQALEEAGVVTRARGYGTQINNIFEYSLKEARGFSQQVVLRGKTPNTLWVNKRVVKCPEEIARHLSLAPDSDVFLLKRIRYVDDDAVSIEESWVPVGLIPNPDDIGVSLYDYFRSQNIFPQRTRSRVSARMPDSEFQAHIKMDDKIPVLVIKQVALDQQHRPIEYSISYCRSDLYVFVCEE; encoded by the coding sequence ATGGAACAAGCGCATACCCGGTTAATTGCTCAACTCAAGGAACGAATTGCCGCACCGGACAACACGCCGCTGTATCTGAAATTTGCCGAAACGGTTAAAAACGCGGTACGCAGCGGCGTGCTCGCGCACGGTAATATTTTGCCTGGCGAGCGCGATCTGAGCCAGCTTGCCGGTGTGTCGCGCATTACGGTGCGTAAAGCGATGCAGGCGCTGGAAGAGGCTGGCGTCGTCACCCGCGCGCGTGGATACGGGACGCAAATCAACAATATCTTTGAATATTCGCTAAAAGAGGCGCGCGGGTTTTCTCAGCAGGTGGTGCTGCGGGGCAAAACGCCCAACACGCTGTGGGTTAATAAACGCGTCGTGAAATGTCCGGAGGAGATCGCCCGCCACCTTTCCCTTGCGCCAGACAGTGATGTATTTCTGCTTAAGCGCATCCGCTATGTGGATGACGATGCAGTATCGATAGAGGAGTCCTGGGTACCAGTAGGATTAATTCCCAACCCGGACGACATTGGCGTCTCGCTTTATGATTACTTCCGCAGCCAGAATATCTTTCCGCAGCGCACCCGGTCCCGCGTCAGCGCCCGGATGCCGGACAGCGAGTTTCAGGCGCATATCAAGATGGACGATAAGATACCGGTGCTGGTGATCAAGCAAGTCGCGCTCGATCAACAGCACCGGCCAATTGAGTACAGCATCAGCTACTGCCGCAGCGACCTATACGTCTTTGTGTGCGAGGAGTAG
- the thiD gene encoding bifunctional hydroxymethylpyrimidine kinase/phosphomethylpyrimidine kinase, whose amino-acid sequence MTRINALTIAGTDPSGGAGIQADLKTFSALGAYGCSVITALVAQNTRGVQSVYRIEPDFVAAQLDSVFSDVRIDTTKIGMLAEADIVEAVAERLKRYQIKNVVLDTVMLAKSGDPLLSASAVDTLRKKLLPQVALITPNLPEAAALLDAPHAQNEREMKEQGNALLAMGCRAVLMKGGHLDDAESPDWLFTHDGAQRFTAPRVRTKNTHGTGCTLSAALAALRPRNANWADTVQEAKIWLSDALAKADSLEVGHGIGPVHHFHAWW is encoded by the coding sequence ATGACACGCATAAATGCCCTGACTATTGCGGGAACCGATCCCAGCGGCGGAGCGGGGATCCAGGCAGACCTGAAAACCTTCTCTGCGCTCGGCGCTTATGGATGCTCGGTTATCACCGCGCTGGTGGCGCAAAACACGCGCGGTGTACAGTCGGTGTATCGCATTGAGCCGGATTTTGTCGCCGCACAGCTGGATTCGGTATTCAGCGATGTACGTATCGACACCACCAAAATTGGCATGCTCGCAGAGGCGGACATTGTTGAAGCGGTCGCGGAACGTCTCAAACGTTATCAGATAAAAAACGTGGTGCTCGATACCGTGATGCTGGCCAAAAGCGGCGATCCGCTGCTCTCCGCCTCGGCCGTCGACACCCTGCGTAAAAAGCTGCTGCCGCAGGTGGCGCTGATCACGCCAAACCTGCCTGAGGCCGCCGCGCTGCTGGATGCGCCACACGCGCAAAACGAACGTGAAATGAAAGAGCAGGGCAATGCGCTGCTGGCGATGGGGTGTCGCGCGGTACTGATGAAAGGCGGTCATCTCGATGATGCAGAAAGCCCGGACTGGCTCTTCACCCACGATGGCGCGCAACGTTTCACCGCCCCGCGCGTACGGACCAAAAACACCCACGGCACGGGCTGTACGCTCTCGGCGGCGCTGGCGGCGCTGCGTCCCCGAAACGCGAACTGGGCGGATACGGTACAGGAGGCGAAGATCTGGCTCTCGGACGCGCTGGCAAAAGCCGATTCTCTGGAAGTGGGTCACGGTATTGGGCCGGTTCACCATTTTCATGCATGGTGGTAA
- the thiM gene encoding hydroxyethylthiazole kinase — protein sequence MQPDLLDSHVLHQFRTRSPLTHCMTNDVVQTFTANVLLALGASPAMVIEAEEAEQFAALADALLINVGTLTAPRAQSMRRAIESAVAAGTPWVLDPVAVGALAFRTRFCQQILSLKPAAIRGNASEILALAGMSAGGRGVDSTDTAASALTAAQTLARQTHAVVVVTGEVDHITDGQRTRTVAGGDLLMTRVVGTGCALSAVVAACCSLPGDRLDNATAACGFMKRAGSVALTQSRGPGSFSSAFLDALYALEEQV from the coding sequence ATGCAGCCTGACCTGCTCGACTCACACGTTTTACATCAATTCCGAACCCGTTCCCCGCTCACGCACTGTATGACCAACGATGTCGTGCAGACCTTCACCGCCAACGTGCTGCTCGCGCTGGGCGCTTCCCCGGCAATGGTGATCGAAGCCGAGGAAGCGGAACAGTTTGCCGCGCTTGCCGATGCTCTGCTCATCAACGTGGGTACACTCACCGCACCGCGCGCCCAGTCGATGCGTCGGGCTATTGAGAGCGCTGTAGCCGCGGGCACACCCTGGGTTCTGGATCCGGTTGCGGTTGGCGCGCTGGCGTTCCGCACCCGTTTTTGCCAGCAAATATTATCCCTTAAACCTGCGGCCATTCGTGGAAACGCCTCCGAAATCCTCGCCCTTGCCGGAATGAGTGCGGGCGGGCGCGGGGTTGATTCCACCGATACGGCAGCGAGCGCGTTGACCGCTGCGCAGACGCTCGCCCGTCAGACCCATGCCGTTGTGGTCGTCACAGGAGAAGTGGATCACATCACTGATGGTCAGCGAACCCGTACGGTCGCGGGCGGCGACCTGCTGATGACCCGCGTGGTAGGAACTGGCTGTGCGCTCTCGGCGGTCGTCGCCGCCTGCTGCTCGCTGCCTGGCGACAGGCTTGATAACGCGACGGCTGCCTGCGGCTTTATGAAGCGCGCAGGGTCAGTTGCCCTGACTCAAAGCCGGGGGCCCGGCAGCTTTTCCTCCGCGTTTCTGGACGCGCTTTACGCGCTGGAGGAACAGGTATGA
- a CDS encoding tyrosine-type recombinase/integrase → MNFVEGCKSVQEVKAVATELLKQGKGLTLYRDAWLLGYELMLRVSDLRSIRYDDIKGDHLVLSQQKTGESVRVRLTDTAKRIIAARREANPDHVYLLQLDSHRSKGKPVSRSKLHEEISYAGEKLGLNLSTHSMRKSKPTIGYDNGEDIAVISKALGHKSLSSTLHYIGATQRKVDDFSDKYSIEDLL, encoded by the coding sequence ATGAATTTCGTAGAGGGCTGTAAATCAGTTCAGGAAGTGAAAGCGGTAGCGACAGAGTTACTCAAACAGGGCAAGGGGCTGACGCTTTACCGTGACGCCTGGTTGCTGGGTTATGAATTAATGCTGAGGGTGTCGGATCTGCGCTCTATCCGTTATGACGACATCAAAGGCGATCACCTTGTCCTGTCCCAACAGAAAACAGGTGAATCTGTCCGAGTGAGGCTCACCGATACCGCTAAACGCATCATAGCGGCCCGGAGAGAGGCGAACCCTGATCATGTGTACCTCTTACAGTTGGACAGCCACAGGAGCAAGGGAAAGCCTGTGAGCCGCTCTAAATTGCATGAGGAAATTAGCTACGCCGGGGAAAAGCTGGGGCTGAATCTTTCGACCCACAGCATGAGGAAGAGTAAACCAACTATCGGATATGACAATGGGGAGGATATAGCCGTAATCAGTAAGGCATTGGGGCACAAATCGTTATCCAGTACGCTCCATTACATTGGGGCCACACAACGCAAAGTAGATGATTTTAGTGATAAATATTCAATAGAGGATCTGTTATGA